A genomic segment from Deltaproteobacteria bacterium encodes:
- a CDS encoding type II toxin-antitoxin system VapC family toxin: MRAVDTNVLVRLVTRDDPRQVAAAETFVAKGAWVSHLVLAEATWVLSAVYDLDAPEIATAVEMLLSHNDLTLQDSDVVAAALRHFRRRPALGFSDCLVLEAARKAGNLPLGTFDRELGKLDGAQRL, from the coding sequence GCCTCGTCACACGCGACGACCCGAGGCAGGTTGCAGCCGCGGAGACGTTCGTCGCGAAGGGAGCCTGGGTGTCGCACCTCGTGCTGGCCGAGGCCACCTGGGTGCTGTCGGCGGTGTACGATCTCGACGCGCCGGAGATCGCCACCGCCGTCGAGATGTTGCTCAGCCACAACGATCTGACGCTGCAGGACTCCGACGTGGTGGCCGCGGCGCTGCGCCACTTCCGAAGGAGGCCGGCCCTCGGGTTCTCAGACTGCCTGGTCCTCGAAGCGGCACGCAAAGCCGGCAACCTGCCGCTCGGCACGTTCGACCGCGAGCTCGGCAAGCTCGACGGTGCCCAACGGTTGTAG